Proteins encoded together in one Synechococcus sp. BL107 window:
- a CDS encoding DUF1818 family protein → MILQEGPGWRLARDPSRGEFSILVGGEGWAFELTEPEWNELVALVSTLETQHLALKNQLMAEEAIELELDRGIWWGCLAGDCQGWSLALVLTPRKGRGVEGFWPASSAVAMVAAVRTLGRLPID, encoded by the coding sequence GTGATTTTGCAGGAAGGTCCCGGATGGCGTTTGGCCCGGGACCCTTCAAGGGGAGAGTTCAGCATTCTTGTCGGAGGAGAGGGCTGGGCCTTCGAGCTCACAGAGCCTGAATGGAACGAATTAGTGGCGCTCGTTTCAACCCTTGAGACCCAGCACTTGGCGTTGAAGAATCAGCTCATGGCCGAGGAGGCCATCGAACTGGAGCTGGATCGAGGCATTTGGTGGGGGTGTTTGGCAGGAGATTGCCAGGGGTGGAGTCTTGCGCTTGTTCTGACGCCGCGGAAGGGGCGTGGGGTGGAAGGGTTCTGGCCTGCGTCTTCGGCGGTGGCCATGGTCGCTGCTGTCAGAACATTGGGACGATTGCCCATTGATTAG
- a CDS encoding DNA-directed RNA polymerase subunit omega has translation MISAGVDSSDLAKRGESLIRQSSNRYLTTVRIAFRAKQRRFDDFDGLLEESSVKPVQRAIVELSDEQDQPDLLPG, from the coding sequence GTGATTTCGGCAGGGGTTGATTCAAGTGATCTCGCCAAGCGAGGCGAGAGCCTGATTCGGCAATCCAGTAATCGTTATCTCACCACAGTGCGCATTGCATTTCGGGCGAAGCAACGGCGTTTCGACGACTTCGATGGATTGCTGGAGGAGTCGAGTGTGAAGCCAGTGCAGCGCGCCATCGTTGAGTTGAGCGACGAGCAAGATCAGCCTGATTTGTTGCCTGGCTGA
- a CDS encoding Hsp70 family protein, whose translation MGHSVGEEKLQHSAGRGGTLAIDLGSTTTVVAFQSPDTPTAQLVELSPISRRPGEVPSLVWDNGEQPLIGHQVIEAKLIDSNDSRLHRDFKRLIGTKNTPEHNRACWAGQQLLRDIWQRLPHGLNIERLVLSAPVESYRTYRSWLVEASDALPVKEIALVDEPTAAALGAGLPPGSRMLVVDLGGSTLDLALVSLEGGEGKAAPIAQLLRLGGRSLGGKSGQKLRTAKVLGKSGLRVGGRDVDRWIVDACCPNQPVTSSLLNAAERLKCRLSSSDVTDRDQLLEITADEQQLSLRLSRRELDRLLEQHGFDTVLAELMETTLAGGRRNNCHLEDLEGVVAVGGGAQLPWLRRWLAENTAPAPLLTPPPVEAVALGALKLTPGVSIRDVLKNGVSVRTWDQRTNRHHWHPLFVAGQPWPSQDPLELILAASRTGQRSIELVLAEPLTQGRHNVVFVNGLPTVREIETSESDHQPWPNDPLVLPLSPPGEVGQDCLHLQWSIDADAQLQLIVRDLRSEEQHPTMTLGTVR comes from the coding sequence ATGGGACACAGCGTGGGAGAAGAAAAGCTTCAACATTCAGCCGGCCGTGGGGGGACCCTGGCCATTGATTTGGGAAGCACCACAACAGTGGTGGCCTTTCAATCGCCAGATACTCCAACAGCACAGCTGGTGGAGCTTTCTCCGATTAGCCGACGCCCAGGAGAAGTGCCAAGCCTGGTCTGGGATAACGGCGAGCAGCCCTTGATAGGCCATCAGGTGATCGAGGCAAAGCTCATTGACTCCAATGATTCAAGGCTTCACCGGGATTTCAAACGTCTGATCGGAACAAAGAACACCCCGGAACACAACCGCGCCTGCTGGGCAGGACAACAGCTACTGCGAGACATCTGGCAAAGGCTCCCCCACGGCCTCAACATCGAGCGGCTTGTGCTTTCGGCTCCGGTGGAGAGCTACCGCACCTACCGAAGCTGGCTCGTGGAAGCGAGTGATGCCCTTCCCGTCAAAGAAATTGCCCTAGTTGATGAGCCCACAGCCGCCGCATTGGGCGCTGGTTTACCGCCAGGCTCGCGGATGTTGGTCGTGGATCTTGGTGGCAGCACCCTCGATCTGGCGCTGGTGTCCCTGGAAGGCGGCGAAGGCAAAGCCGCTCCGATCGCCCAGCTCTTGCGGCTGGGTGGACGGAGCCTTGGGGGTAAGAGCGGCCAAAAACTACGCACAGCGAAGGTGCTCGGAAAGTCGGGGCTGCGGGTAGGTGGTCGTGATGTCGATCGTTGGATCGTGGATGCTTGCTGCCCAAATCAGCCGGTGACCTCATCGTTACTCAACGCTGCAGAGCGTCTGAAATGTCGTCTCAGCAGCAGTGACGTGACCGATCGAGACCAGTTGCTGGAGATCACAGCGGACGAGCAACAACTCAGCCTTCGCCTGTCTCGCCGGGAGCTCGATCGACTCCTCGAACAGCACGGCTTCGACACAGTTCTGGCAGAACTCATGGAAACCACCCTCGCTGGAGGACGACGAAACAACTGCCACCTCGAGGATCTTGAGGGTGTCGTGGCGGTTGGTGGCGGAGCCCAACTGCCTTGGCTGCGCCGATGGCTGGCCGAGAACACGGCCCCAGCCCCTTTACTCACCCCACCACCGGTTGAGGCAGTAGCGCTCGGGGCACTCAAGCTCACCCCTGGAGTCTCAATTCGAGATGTCTTGAAAAACGGTGTCTCGGTCCGAACCTGGGATCAACGCACCAATCGACATCACTGGCATCCCCTTTTCGTCGCTGGCCAGCCTTGGCCCAGCCAAGACCCCCTCGAACTGATTCTTGCCGCCAGTCGGACTGGACAACGCAGCATTGAACTGGTCTTAGCCGAGCCCTTAACCCAAGGCAGACACAATGTTGTATTCGTGAATGGATTGCCGACTGTGCGGGAGATCGAGACCAGTGAGAGCGACCATCAACCCTGGCCGAACGATCCCCTGGTCTTACCCCTTTCTCCACCTGGCGAAGTCGGACAAGACTGTCTCCATCTGCAATGGTCGA